One stretch of Candidatus Babeliales bacterium DNA includes these proteins:
- a CDS encoding metallophosphoesterase, which produces MKKKILYSLTLALYIIPLSVFAGNANAMRRIMQTMKDSNTTAMQMVALLDEAAQAGQEQWIAANLTTFITQLNKENNEETLTAHELQTIKTKAIKAIKKIKKRKKQLMDSLLAQLAPLQADERPRIHVSADIEGNWDKVKTFVEKSDIVFFEHPDDPNDYKATIQNKNAQFVFLGDALDKGPNNRQVLQFLIHLKKRYPKQVTLIMGNRDINKLRFHALSELTDEAIKLDTANKFLPNKFRLSGWENLFNEWLEGKLNKKTGEMQKLNLVDGTPSIYTNGTLATTDKILKLKFLMQETLGAGLAFNRETGEITSPQNAFDDFKKESKAKTDEEAFNKYMEFVGPKGLVMEYLQLAEIIHFDKHTGTLFMHGGLSNENFGYIPETVKGNGKIQKIENNIPQWVNNLNHWAQDRIKDGIKKNVNGVLPLIEYQEPETKEEDGLIFWDPNKPNPYSVVQARPWGPDKNLKALDPKLVKKLIQLGVNKIVFGHSPVGEVPVIIKGEKGFISIAADTSYARAPYPRNAVIEITKDSATIYADYYETSKDKMNNDIVTKNELTYSSKDPRVGVSKVIDKKTYWNISPIHDGKDMLQGTWSVPAVQYRIAPMAAAAG; this is translated from the coding sequence ATGAAGAAAAAAATACTGTATTCCCTAACTCTCGCGCTATATATAATCCCTCTTTCCGTTTTTGCAGGAAATGCAAATGCTATGCGTCGCATAATGCAAACTATGAAAGACAGCAATACAACTGCTATGCAAATGGTTGCATTACTTGATGAAGCTGCACAAGCAGGGCAGGAACAATGGATCGCGGCCAATCTCACCACCTTTATTACACAACTAAACAAAGAAAACAATGAAGAGACACTCACCGCACACGAATTACAAACCATTAAAACTAAAGCAATCAAAGCTATAAAAAAAATTAAAAAAAGAAAAAAACAATTAATGGACTCTTTACTTGCACAATTAGCACCTTTACAAGCTGATGAAAGACCTCGTATTCACGTCAGTGCTGATATTGAAGGCAATTGGGATAAAGTAAAAACATTTGTCGAAAAGAGTGACATTGTGTTTTTTGAACACCCCGATGATCCAAATGATTACAAAGCTACAATACAAAATAAAAATGCACAGTTCGTTTTTCTTGGTGATGCGCTTGATAAAGGGCCAAATAACAGACAAGTATTACAATTCCTTATACATTTAAAAAAACGATATCCAAAACAAGTAACACTCATCATGGGAAATAGAGACATCAATAAACTACGATTTCATGCGCTTTCAGAATTAACCGATGAAGCAATTAAATTAGACACAGCGAATAAATTTTTGCCAAACAAATTTAGATTGAGCGGCTGGGAAAACCTGTTTAATGAATGGCTCGAAGGGAAACTAAACAAAAAAACCGGAGAGATGCAAAAATTAAACCTTGTTGATGGAACTCCAAGTATTTACACCAATGGTACACTTGCCACAACTGACAAAATTTTAAAATTAAAATTTTTAATGCAAGAAACTCTCGGAGCAGGACTCGCTTTTAATCGAGAAACCGGAGAGATAACATCACCGCAAAATGCATTTGATGATTTCAAAAAAGAAAGTAAAGCCAAAACTGATGAGGAAGCTTTTAATAAATATATGGAGTTCGTAGGGCCCAAAGGCCTTGTCATGGAATACTTACAGCTGGCAGAAATTATACATTTTGATAAACATACCGGCACATTATTTATGCATGGCGGCCTATCAAATGAAAATTTTGGATATATCCCTGAAACAGTAAAAGGTAATGGCAAAATACAAAAAATAGAAAATAATATACCCCAATGGGTTAACAATTTAAATCATTGGGCGCAAGACCGCATAAAAGATGGCATCAAAAAAAATGTTAATGGAGTATTGCCACTCATTGAGTATCAAGAGCCAGAAACAAAAGAAGAAGATGGCCTAATCTTTTGGGATCCAAACAAACCAAATCCATACAGTGTTGTACAAGCTCGCCCATGGGGACCAGATAAAAATTTAAAAGCGCTCGATCCGAAACTAGTTAAAAAATTGATTCAACTTGGCGTTAACAAAATTGTATTTGGACATTCACCAGTAGGAGAAGTGCCTGTTATCATAAAAGGGGAAAAAGGCTTTATTTCTATTGCTGCCGATACTTCATATGCCCGTGCACCATACCCCCGTAACGCAGTCATAGAAATCACCAAAGATAGTGCGACTATATACGCCGATTATTATGAAACGAGTAAGGACAAAATGAATAACGATATAGTAACAAAAAATGAACTTACTTACAGTTCAAAAGATCCACGTGTTGGGGTATCAAAAGTTATTGATAAAAAAACATACTGGAATATCAGCCCTATTCATGATGGAAAAGACATGCTTCAAGGGACTTGGTCTGTGCCTGCGGTCCAATATCGCATAGCACCGATGGCAGCGGCAGCAGGATAA